The following are encoded together in the Patagioenas fasciata isolate bPatFas1 chromosome 7, bPatFas1.hap1, whole genome shotgun sequence genome:
- the NXPH2 gene encoding neurexophilin-2 isoform X2 — MQVFSEASRAVQATDVLDWEDKDAAETLVDTAVHSRIINPLRLFVKPSPVLKHGQVSYSDSIENFWDWLSNITEVQESLARTKRRPIVKTGKFKKMFGWGDFHSNIKTVKLNLLITGKIVDHGNGTFSVYFRHNSTGLGNVSVSLVPPSKVVEFEPSPQSTLETKESKSFNCRIEYEKTDRAKKTALCNFDPSKICYQEQTQSHVSWLCSKPFKVICIYIAFYSVDYKLVQKVCPDYNYHSETPYLSSG; from the exons ATGCAG GTGTTCAGTGAGGCCAGTCGAGCAGTACAAGCCACAGACGTGCTGGACTGGGAAGACAAGGATGCTGCAGAGACGCTGGTGGACACCGCGGTCCACTCCAGAATCATCAACCCTTTACGCCTGTTTGTGAAGCCATCTCCAGTACTGAAACACGGGCAGGTATCCTACTCAGACAGCATAGAAAACTTTTGGGATTGGTTGTCCAACATCACAGAGGTTCAGGAATCTCTTGCACGAACTAAACGCAGACCTATAGTAAAAACTGGGAAGTTCAAGAAAATGTTTGGATGGGGCGACTTCCACTCCAACATCAAAACTGTTAAGCTGAACCTCCTGATCACAGGGAAAATCGTCGATCACGGCAATGGGACCTTCAGTGTTTATTTCCGACATAACTCCACGGGTCTGGGGAACGTTTCCGTCAGCCTGGTGCCACCTTCCAAGGTGGTCGAGTTCGAACCGTCTCCACAATCGACGCTGGAGACCAAGGAATCCAAGTCCTTCAATTGCCGAATCGAGTACGAAAAGACAGACCGAGCTAAAAAAACTGCCTTGTGCAACTTCGACCCTTCAAAGATCTGCTACCAAGAGCAGACTCAAAGCCATGTCTCCTGGTTGTGCTCCAAGCCCTTCAAAGTTATCTGCATCTACATCGCTTTTTACAGCGTAGATTACAAACTGGTGCAAAAGGTCTGTCCTGATTACAACTACCACAGCGAGACTCCGTACCTGTCCTCTGGCTGA
- the NXPH2 gene encoding neurexophilin-2 isoform X1 produces the protein MVHLQPLPLIVVQGVLQLVFSEASRAVQATDVLDWEDKDAAETLVDTAVHSRIINPLRLFVKPSPVLKHGQVSYSDSIENFWDWLSNITEVQESLARTKRRPIVKTGKFKKMFGWGDFHSNIKTVKLNLLITGKIVDHGNGTFSVYFRHNSTGLGNVSVSLVPPSKVVEFEPSPQSTLETKESKSFNCRIEYEKTDRAKKTALCNFDPSKICYQEQTQSHVSWLCSKPFKVICIYIAFYSVDYKLVQKVCPDYNYHSETPYLSSG, from the coding sequence GTGTTCAGTGAGGCCAGTCGAGCAGTACAAGCCACAGACGTGCTGGACTGGGAAGACAAGGATGCTGCAGAGACGCTGGTGGACACCGCGGTCCACTCCAGAATCATCAACCCTTTACGCCTGTTTGTGAAGCCATCTCCAGTACTGAAACACGGGCAGGTATCCTACTCAGACAGCATAGAAAACTTTTGGGATTGGTTGTCCAACATCACAGAGGTTCAGGAATCTCTTGCACGAACTAAACGCAGACCTATAGTAAAAACTGGGAAGTTCAAGAAAATGTTTGGATGGGGCGACTTCCACTCCAACATCAAAACTGTTAAGCTGAACCTCCTGATCACAGGGAAAATCGTCGATCACGGCAATGGGACCTTCAGTGTTTATTTCCGACATAACTCCACGGGTCTGGGGAACGTTTCCGTCAGCCTGGTGCCACCTTCCAAGGTGGTCGAGTTCGAACCGTCTCCACAATCGACGCTGGAGACCAAGGAATCCAAGTCCTTCAATTGCCGAATCGAGTACGAAAAGACAGACCGAGCTAAAAAAACTGCCTTGTGCAACTTCGACCCTTCAAAGATCTGCTACCAAGAGCAGACTCAAAGCCATGTCTCCTGGTTGTGCTCCAAGCCCTTCAAAGTTATCTGCATCTACATCGCTTTTTACAGCGTAGATTACAAACTGGTGCAAAAGGTCTGTCCTGATTACAACTACCACAGCGAGACTCCGTACCTGTCCTCTGGCTGA